The following are from one region of the Nicotiana tabacum cultivar K326 chromosome 3, ASM71507v2, whole genome shotgun sequence genome:
- the LOC107767698 gene encoding uncharacterized protein LOC107767698 — MIEDKTNLPVSSVTHFKEGSSGRKPDNISRGKPRISTNEHKVLPFYRNHSSNDGSISRRLSTGTVEKGQDILPHYLRASAGSCHDLCKYGRKHSFEEESKYPLSKRTNKPPADEPIKLTMVKRPSLPKTLEGVVARSRRNSDVSLRKEKMVPKASVIKYLKSQAGSSAPLKNQNKIQKDGTNKFNAVKVSKKTMHVINLETEKNLLEPEQDGNIMLSLQLPSISFPESLSKPHSPLLSNDEEKEEEIDCVEDEHTSCEALTTADIETVGKSQKKILSKGKAGVSEYNDTSVVKLKFKRGKVIDGNESCTNPKSGKVVLRHQDLQEKKDAQVLLNDVIEETASKLVESKKSKVKALVGAFETVISLQENKPSALIVS; from the coding sequence ATGATCGAGGATAAGACCAATTTACCAGTGAGCTCGGTAACTCATTTTAAAGAAGGCTCGTCTGGAAGAAAACCAGATAATATCAGCAGAGGGAAACCAAGAATTTCGACTAACGAGCACAAAGTTCTTCCATTCTATCGCAACCATTCATCTAATGATGGAAGTATTTCGAGAAGGCTATCTACTGGAACTGTAGAGAAAGGTCAAGATATTCTCCCTCATTATCTGAGGGCTTCAGCTGGTTCTTGCCACGACTTGTGTAAATATGGAAGGAAACATTCTTTTGAAGAAGAGTCGAAGTATCCTCTATCAAAAAGAACTAACAAACCACCTGCCGATGAGCCAATAAAACTTACAATGGTGAAACGACCATCTTTGCCTAAGACTCTAGAAGGCGTAGTTGCAAGAAGCAGAAGAAACAGTGATGTTAGTCTTAGAAAAGAAAAGATGGTACCAAAAGCATCTGTAATTAAGTATTTGAAGTCCCAAGCTGGTTCATCGGCTCCTCTGAAAAACCAAAACAAGATACAGAAAGATGGAACCAACAAATTTAATGCTGTAAAGGTATCTAAGAAAACCATGCATGTTATCAATTTGGAAACTGAGAAAAACCTTTTAGAGCCTGAACAGGACGGTAACATAATGTTGTCACTTCAACTGCCATCAATTTCATTTCCCGAATCCTTGTCCAAACCACACTCTCCTTTGTTATCtaatgatgaagaaaaagaagaggagattgACTGCGTGGAAGATGAGCACACATCTTGTGAAGCATTAACCACAGCTGACATAGAAACTGTAGGAAAAAGTCAGAAAAAGATCTTGAGCAAGGGCAAGGCAGGTGTTTCCGAATATAATGATACTTCAGTTGTGAAACTGAAGTTCAAGAGGGGGAAGGTAATCGATGGCAATGAAAGCTGCACCAATCCTAAATCAGGAAAAGTTGTTTTGAGGCATCAAGATTTGCAGGAGAAGAAAGATGCTCAGGTTTTGCTCAATGATGTGATTGAAGAGACGGCAAGCAAGCTTGTTGAAAGCAAGAAGAGCAAGGTTAAAGCTTTGGTTGGTGCTTTTGAAACTGTAATTTCCCTACAAGAGAATAAGCCTTCTGCACTCATAGTTTCTTGA